The genome window GTACCTTCGTGTATCGAACCTACCGTGAATACGGTCTCGAATACGTCCCAGGGATTTTCTTCGAGCTGTTTGTGACCGAGGCTCAGGCGACGGTTTTCCTTGTCGATTTCGAGTACTTGCACTTCGATGTCGGCACCGATTTGCGTGAACTCAGAGGGGTGTTTGATTTTCTTCGTCCAAGAGAGGTCGGAGATGTGGATAAGACCTTCTACGCCTTCTTCGATTTCTACAAATACACCGAAGTTGGTGAAGTTACGCACTTTGGCGTGGTGACGCGAACCTACGGCATATTTGGTCTCGATATTTTCCCAAGGATCGGGTTTGAGCTGTTTGATACCCAACGACATTTTGCGTTCTTCGCGGTCGAGGGTGAGGATAACGGCTTCTACTTCGTCGCCCACCTTCATGAAGTCTTGTGCGCTGCGCAGGTGTTGCGACCACGACATTTCCGAAACGTGGATAAGACCTTCTACGCCCGGAGCGATTTCGATGAATGCACCGTAATCGGCCATGACAGCCACTTTGCCTTTGACTTTGTCGCCCACTTTGAGGTTGGGATCGAGTGCGTCCCAAGGGTGCGGGGTGAGTTGTTTCAGACCGAGAGCGATGCGTTTCTTCTCGTCGTCGAAGTCGAGAATAACGACATTGAGTTTCTGGTCGAGCGAAACGACCTCTTCGGGGTGGCTTACGCGGCCCCACGACAGGTCGGTGATGTGGATAAGACCATCGACACCGCCAAGGTCGATGAATACGCCGTAAGAGGTGATATTCTTGACCGTACCTTCGAGTACCTGACCTTTTTCGAGTTTGGCGATGATTTCTTTCTTCTGTTGTTCGAGCTCGGCTTCGATGAGAGCTTTGTGCGAAACAACAACGTTTTTGAATTCCTGGTTGATTTTAACCACTTTGAATTCCATGGTTTTGCCAACGAATACATCGTAATCGCGAATGGGTTTAACGTCGATTTGCGAACCGGGCAAGAAGGCTTCGATGCCAAATACATCGACAATCATACCACCCTTGGTGCGGCACTTGATGTAACCCTTGATGACTTCGTCGTTTTCAAGAGCAGCGTTCACACGATCCCACGAACGGGTAGCGCGGGCTTTTTTGTGAGAAAGTACGAGCTGTCCTTTTTTATCTTCCTGGTTTTCGATGTAGACTTCGACCGTGTCACCCACTTTGAGATCGGGATTGTAACGGAATTCGTTCATCGAAATAACGCCGTCGGATTTGTAACCGATGTTTACAACAACTTCGCGTTTGTTGATAGAGATAACGGTTCCTTCGATTACCTCTTTGTCTTTTACAGTGTTGAGCGATTGGTCATAAGTGGCCACCAGCTCTTCGCGGCTCTTCTCGCCGACAACTTCGCCTTTTTCATAGGCGTCCCAGTCGAAATTTTCAACGGGAGTGATTTGTTTTTCTTCCATAATTGTTAAATAATTGATTTTCTTACTACTAAATTAGACATTATATGGTCTCAAAAATCGGGGCAAAGATAAGTCTTTTTTTTTACCCGGCAAACCTATTATCAAGATTTTCGCTTCCTTACAAAAAAATCCGGGGCAGGCCCTCTTGGTCTGCCCCGGAACAGGGTACGGGATTGGTTCGCCGTTATTTCTTGATGAATCGGTAGCGCGACACGCTCCTGTCGTCGGACTCAACCACGACGATGTACTGTCCGGCAGGAAGTTCGTCGAGCGAGACAATCGACCGCGGTGCAATGACACGTTTCACTTCGGCACCGCTCAGGTCTGAAATCAAGAGTCGGCCTACACCAGCAGAGACATGGAGGTTGCCTTGTGCATAATAAACCAAGGTTCCATCGGTTGCCACCCAAGGCATATCGGAGAGGGCCGTGACAGTCAGGGTTCCCGATTGATAGACGAAGTCGTAGTGCTCCGAGACTCCACCCGAAACCGTGATGTCATATTCTCCGGCCGAAGAGGCATCGAGCGCCTCGCAGGTAATTTGCGGCACGACGTCGAGCGAGGTTTGGTCTTCGCCCATGGCAAAGCCCTTGTATTGAATTGTCAGCTCGGGCAACATGTCGCCTTCGCAACAGCTCTTGTTCTCGGCAATCACCGTAAGGGTGGCCTTCGACACGACAATCGGCACGGAGACTTCGGCCGAAGAGAAGGTCGATGTAGCAGCTTGCCGCACGATGAGCGAGGTTTCGCCCACGCCGTGAATATAGATGCGGCCGTTGGCAATAAGAGCCACGTTGGCATCGGCAACCTCATAAGTAATCTCACCCCGGTTGTTGTTGCTCGTCACTACGGGCAGGGCAAACGGCAGGTCGTTATACGCCTTCGGTGCGATCTCGGCCACCGTGAGTACCGTCTCGGTGAAATTACCGATGGTGAGGGTTCCCGAATAACAGGTCAAATCATAGTTCTCGGCCTCGCCGCCCGTGAGGGTAATGAGGTAGGTGCCGGCTTGTG of Candidatus Caccoplasma merdavium contains these proteins:
- the rpsA gene encoding 30S ribosomal protein S1 — translated: MEEKQITPVENFDWDAYEKGEVVGEKSREELVATYDQSLNTVKDKEVIEGTVISINKREVVVNIGYKSDGVISMNEFRYNPDLKVGDTVEVYIENQEDKKGQLVLSHKKARATRSWDRVNAALENDEVIKGYIKCRTKGGMIVDVFGIEAFLPGSQIDVKPIRDYDVFVGKTMEFKVVKINQEFKNVVVSHKALIEAELEQQKKEIIAKLEKGQVLEGTVKNITSYGVFIDLGGVDGLIHITDLSWGRVSHPEEVVSLDQKLNVVILDFDDEKKRIALGLKQLTPHPWDALDPNLKVGDKVKGKVAVMADYGAFIEIAPGVEGLIHVSEMSWSQHLRSAQDFMKVGDEVEAVILTLDREERKMSLGIKQLKPDPWENIETKYAVGSRHHAKVRNFTNFGVFVEIEEGVEGLIHISDLSWTKKIKHPSEFTQIGADIEVQVLEIDKENRRLSLGHKQLEENPWDVFETVFTVGSIHEGTIVEMLEKGAVIALPYGVEGFATPKHLVKEDGTQAQVDEKLNFKVIEFNKDAKRIILSHSRIFEDAAKAEAQKEASAKKAAKKAAKAEESATLSTPVEKTTLGDIEELAALKEKLSKDNK